One region of Anaeromyxobacter paludicola genomic DNA includes:
- a CDS encoding aldo/keto reductase: protein MQHRSFPKIPGLAVSTLGLGAMRLPTIAGDPGRIDEEAATGLVHEAIRAGVNYVDTAWPYHAGASEPFLGRALAGGWRARVQLATKSPVWEMKAEGDWERILDRQLERLATDRIDFYLLHALDGARWDTVQRLRGLAALERARADGRIGHLGFSFHGPASDFATIVDAYDWELCQLQLNYLDQGFQAGLDGLRRAAERRIGVVVMEPLRGGALAASPPAIRSLLARGGRPWSPAEWALRWLWSRPEVVTVLSGMGAAAQLAENAAAAAAAAPLSAGELSLLEEARAWYQARMAVPCTTCGYCQPCPTGVAIADVFNSWNSGRMFEDPRSAAWIYRKFQLDPGAGADQCQECGACVERCPQGIAIPERLREAHAYLTAG, encoded by the coding sequence GTGCAGCACCGCAGCTTCCCGAAGATCCCCGGCCTCGCCGTCTCCACGCTCGGCCTCGGCGCCATGCGCCTGCCGACGATCGCCGGCGACCCGGGACGCATCGACGAGGAGGCGGCCACCGGCCTGGTGCACGAGGCGATCCGCGCCGGCGTGAACTACGTGGACACGGCCTGGCCGTACCACGCGGGCGCCTCGGAGCCGTTCCTGGGCCGGGCGCTCGCGGGCGGCTGGCGCGCCCGGGTCCAGCTCGCCACCAAGAGCCCGGTCTGGGAGATGAAGGCGGAGGGCGACTGGGAGCGGATCCTCGATCGGCAGCTCGAGCGGCTCGCCACCGATCGCATCGACTTCTACCTCCTGCACGCGCTCGACGGCGCGCGCTGGGACACGGTGCAGCGCCTGCGCGGGCTCGCGGCGCTGGAGCGCGCCCGCGCCGACGGCCGCATCGGCCACCTCGGCTTCTCCTTCCACGGCCCGGCGTCCGACTTCGCGACCATCGTGGACGCCTACGACTGGGAGCTCTGCCAGCTCCAGCTCAACTACCTCGACCAGGGCTTCCAGGCGGGCCTCGACGGGCTGCGGCGCGCGGCGGAGCGCCGGATCGGCGTGGTGGTGATGGAGCCGCTCCGGGGCGGCGCGCTGGCGGCCTCGCCGCCGGCGATCCGCTCCCTCCTGGCGCGCGGCGGGCGCCCGTGGTCGCCGGCGGAGTGGGCGCTGCGCTGGCTCTGGTCCCGGCCCGAGGTGGTGACGGTGCTCTCCGGGATGGGCGCGGCGGCGCAGCTGGCCGAGAACGCCGCCGCCGCGGCCGCCGCCGCCCCGCTCTCGGCGGGGGAGCTCTCGCTGCTCGAGGAGGCCCGGGCCTGGTACCAGGCGCGCATGGCGGTGCCCTGCACCACCTGCGGCTACTGCCAGCCCTGCCCCACCGGCGTGGCCATCGCCGACGTCTTCAACTCGTGGAACTCGGGGCGCATGTTCGAGGATCCGCGGTCGGCGGCCTGGATCTACCGCAAGTTCCAGCTCGACCCCGGCGCCGGGGCGGACCAGTGCCAGGAGTGCGGCGCCTGCGTCGAGCGGTGCCCGCAGGGCATCGCCATCCCGGAGCGGCTCCGGGAGGCGCACGCGTACCTGACGGCGGGGTGA
- a CDS encoding response regulator, with protein sequence MAIRTIAIEDDEAVARLVSQVLSSQGYEVCGIAATGEEGVALALRERPDVALVDLGLPRMSGEDVIATIRRDLPRCACIALTAVDIPARVMGALRAGAAGYILKPFRAAELAKAVEEVLSGEAAPISPRAAKVLLSELRGDPIEQRGDFPPLSKRELEVLQLLVRGHTYADVAQALGIAEGTVQTYVKRIYEKLDVSTKAEAALLAVSRGLVRP encoded by the coding sequence ATGGCCATCAGAACCATCGCCATCGAGGACGACGAGGCGGTCGCCAGGCTCGTGAGCCAGGTGCTCTCGTCGCAGGGCTACGAGGTCTGCGGCATCGCCGCGACCGGCGAGGAGGGCGTGGCGCTCGCCCTCCGCGAGCGGCCCGACGTCGCCCTGGTCGATCTCGGGCTCCCGCGCATGAGCGGCGAGGACGTCATCGCCACCATCCGCCGCGACCTGCCCCGCTGTGCCTGCATCGCCCTCACCGCCGTGGACATCCCGGCCCGGGTGATGGGCGCCCTGCGCGCCGGCGCGGCCGGCTACATCCTCAAGCCCTTCCGCGCCGCCGAGCTGGCCAAGGCGGTCGAGGAGGTGCTCTCCGGCGAGGCGGCGCCCATCAGCCCGCGCGCCGCCAAGGTGCTCCTCTCCGAGCTGCGCGGCGATCCCATCGAGCAGCGAGGCGACTTCCCGCCGCTCTCGAAGCGCGAGCTCGAGGTGCTGCAGCTCCTCGTCCGGGGCCACACCTACGCCGACGTGGCGCAGGCGCTCGGCATCGCCGAGGGCACGGTGCAGACCTACGTGAAGCGGATCTACGAGAAGCTCGACGTCTCCACCAAGGCCGAGGCGGCCCTGCTGGCGGTGTCGCGCGGGCTCGTCCGCCCCTAG
- a CDS encoding beta-ketoacyl-ACP synthase III, producing the protein MRSLIVGTGSYSPEKVLTNADLEKIVDTNDQWIVERTGIRERHVAAESEATSDLAYAAAVKALEMAKVAPEDVDLIIVGTVTPDMSFPSTACLVQGRLGNKKAAAFDVSAACAGSLYALAVADRFVSTGMAKNALVIGADTLTRITDWTDRNTCILFGDGAGAMVLQPTDDPRRGILSVHLHADGSYGHILNMPGGGSRNPVSQKVIDERLPFIKMKGSEVYKVAVRALEEVCREALARNGVAASDLAQVIAHQANKRILDSTLHRLGVPEEKCWMNLEKYGNTSSASVPTTLDEANRAGRLRPGDALLMMAIGGGMAWGSALVRW; encoded by the coding sequence ATGCGTTCGCTGATCGTCGGAACCGGCTCCTACTCCCCCGAGAAGGTGCTCACCAACGCCGATCTGGAGAAGATCGTCGACACCAACGATCAGTGGATCGTGGAGCGGACCGGCATCCGGGAGCGCCACGTCGCCGCCGAGAGCGAGGCCACGAGCGATCTCGCCTACGCCGCCGCGGTGAAGGCCCTCGAGATGGCGAAGGTCGCGCCCGAGGACGTGGACCTCATCATCGTCGGCACGGTCACGCCCGACATGTCCTTCCCCAGCACCGCCTGCCTCGTGCAGGGGCGGCTCGGCAACAAGAAGGCGGCCGCCTTCGACGTCTCGGCCGCCTGCGCCGGCTCGCTCTACGCCCTCGCGGTGGCCGACCGCTTCGTCTCGACCGGCATGGCGAAGAACGCGCTCGTCATCGGCGCCGACACCCTCACCCGCATCACCGACTGGACCGACCGGAACACCTGCATCCTCTTCGGCGACGGCGCCGGGGCGATGGTGCTCCAGCCCACCGACGACCCGCGGCGCGGCATCCTCTCGGTGCACCTGCACGCCGACGGCTCCTACGGCCACATCCTCAACATGCCCGGCGGCGGCTCGCGGAACCCGGTCTCGCAGAAGGTGATCGACGAGCGGCTCCCCTTCATCAAGATGAAGGGCTCCGAGGTCTACAAGGTGGCGGTGCGCGCGCTCGAGGAGGTCTGCCGCGAGGCCCTGGCCCGGAACGGCGTCGCCGCCTCCGACCTCGCCCAGGTCATCGCGCACCAGGCCAACAAGCGGATCCTCGACTCGACCCTGCACCGCCTCGGCGTGCCCGAGGAGAAGTGCTGGATGAACCTCGAGAAGTACGGCAACACCTCGTCGGCCAGCGTGCCCACCACGCTCGACGAGGCCAACCGCGCGGGCCGCCTGCGCCCCGGCGACGCCCTGCTGATGATGGCGATCGGCGGCGGCATGGCCTGGGGCAGCGCGCTCGTGCGCTGGTAG
- the rpmF gene encoding 50S ribosomal protein L32: MGVPKKRTSSMRRDRRRAANFKIKPANVTKCPKCKEPVLSHRVCPSCGTYKGEQVTESV; this comes from the coding sequence GTGGGCGTTCCCAAGAAGCGGACCAGCAGCATGCGGCGCGATCGTCGCCGCGCCGCCAACTTCAAGATCAAGCCGGCCAACGTGACCAAGTGCCCGAAGTGCAAGGAGCCGGTCCTCTCGCACCGCGTCTGCCCGTCCTGCGGCACGTACAAGGGCGAGCAGGTCACCGAGAGCGTCTAG
- the plsX gene encoding phosphate acyltransferase PlsX: protein MDPRLAPVAVDAMGGDFAPEAVVHGGYNAARKGLPVLLIGDEARVRAELARHAGWESLPITLRHASEVVEMADHPGQAMRRKKDNSIRVCFEAVKRGDACAMVSAGNSGAVMAGGIFVLGRLPAVERPAICSVLPAVKGRPLLLDMGANVDCKPVHLVQFALMGEVYARRVFGVARPKVAILSNGEEESKGTDLTRAAAAALRRSGLDFRGYCEGRDLLAGEFDVMVTDGFTGNVALKTMEGTARAVTDLLKQSLMESWRTKLGALIARPAFARVKKHVDWREIGGAPLVGVDGVGIITHGRSDALAVENAVRRAHDAAAAHCTGEIAAAAARAEALLAEGEPPACVR from the coding sequence ATGGATCCCCGCCTCGCGCCCGTCGCCGTCGATGCGATGGGGGGCGACTTCGCCCCTGAGGCGGTGGTTCACGGTGGGTATAACGCAGCGCGTAAGGGGTTGCCGGTCCTCCTGATCGGCGACGAGGCCCGCGTGCGCGCGGAGCTCGCCCGGCACGCCGGCTGGGAGTCCCTGCCCATCACCCTCCGCCACGCCTCCGAGGTGGTGGAGATGGCCGATCACCCCGGCCAGGCGATGCGGCGCAAGAAGGACAACTCCATCCGCGTCTGCTTCGAGGCGGTGAAGCGCGGCGACGCCTGCGCCATGGTCAGCGCCGGGAACAGCGGCGCGGTCATGGCCGGCGGCATCTTCGTGCTCGGCCGCCTCCCGGCCGTGGAGCGCCCGGCCATCTGCTCGGTGCTGCCCGCGGTGAAGGGGCGGCCGCTGCTCCTCGACATGGGCGCCAACGTGGACTGCAAGCCGGTCCACCTGGTGCAGTTCGCGCTCATGGGGGAGGTGTACGCGCGCCGGGTGTTCGGCGTGGCCCGCCCCAAGGTCGCCATCCTCTCCAACGGGGAGGAGGAGTCGAAGGGCACCGACCTCACCCGCGCCGCCGCCGCCGCGCTCCGCCGCTCCGGCCTCGACTTCCGCGGCTACTGCGAGGGAAGAGACCTCCTCGCGGGCGAGTTCGACGTGATGGTGACCGACGGCTTCACGGGCAACGTCGCCCTGAAGACCATGGAGGGCACCGCCCGCGCCGTGACCGACCTGCTCAAGCAGTCGCTGATGGAGAGCTGGCGCACCAAGCTCGGCGCGCTCATCGCCCGGCCGGCGTTCGCGCGGGTGAAGAAGCACGTCGACTGGCGCGAGATCGGCGGCGCGCCCCTCGTCGGGGTGGACGGCGTGGGGATCATCACCCACGGCCGCTCCGACGCCCTCGCCGTCGAGAACGCCGTCCGCCGCGCGCACGACGCCGCGGCGGCCCACTGCACCGGTGAGATCGCCGCGGCGGCCGCGCGCGCCGAGGCCCTGCTCGCCGAAGGAGAACCACCCGCATGCGTTCGCTGA
- a CDS encoding ketopantoate reductase family protein produces MSGPELHTVAVCGAGAVGGSYVERLQDLDPAGVVVVARGARRERLLREGLTVNGRRFAVRCVEPAPGAAPVDLLLVGVKQPHLAEAIADAGPLVGERTVVISLLNGVASEGALARAFGAEKVLPAFVIGNDVVREGTRISYTRFGTLVFGAPSNDPADPRVVAVRALLERAGIPCRVPEDILREQWWKFMLNVGVNQVSAVLRAPYRAFREVPEVRELTRQAALEAVAVARAEGVALGPEDVESIFPIVATLGPGGRTSMLQDVEAGRKTEVELFAGTVVELGARHGLPTPVNALLGTLLRALERMAGAA; encoded by the coding sequence GTGAGCGGGCCGGAGCTCCACACCGTCGCCGTCTGCGGCGCGGGCGCGGTGGGCGGGAGTTACGTCGAGCGGCTCCAGGACCTCGATCCCGCGGGCGTGGTGGTGGTGGCGCGGGGCGCGCGGCGGGAGCGGCTCCTGCGCGAGGGGCTGACCGTGAACGGGCGGCGCTTCGCGGTCCGGTGCGTCGAGCCCGCGCCCGGGGCCGCGCCGGTGGACCTCCTCCTCGTCGGCGTGAAGCAGCCTCACCTCGCGGAGGCGATCGCCGACGCGGGGCCGCTCGTGGGCGAGCGGACCGTCGTGATCTCGCTCCTCAACGGCGTCGCCAGCGAGGGGGCGCTGGCGCGGGCGTTCGGGGCCGAGAAGGTGCTGCCCGCCTTCGTGATCGGCAACGACGTCGTGCGCGAGGGGACCCGGATCTCCTACACGCGCTTCGGCACGCTCGTGTTCGGCGCGCCCTCCAACGATCCCGCGGACCCGCGCGTCGTGGCGGTGAGGGCGCTCCTCGAGCGGGCCGGGATCCCCTGCCGCGTGCCCGAGGACATCCTGCGCGAGCAGTGGTGGAAGTTCATGCTCAACGTCGGCGTGAACCAGGTCTCGGCCGTGCTGCGCGCGCCGTACCGCGCCTTCCGCGAGGTGCCGGAGGTGCGCGAGCTCACGCGCCAGGCCGCCCTCGAGGCGGTGGCCGTGGCGCGGGCGGAGGGGGTGGCGCTCGGGCCCGAGGACGTCGAGTCGATCTTCCCGATCGTGGCAACGCTCGGGCCGGGCGGGCGGACCTCGATGCTCCAGGACGTGGAGGCGGGGCGGAAGACCGAGGTGGAGCTGTTCGCCGGGACCGTGGTCGAGCTCGGGGCGCGGCACGGCCTGCCCACCCCGGTGAACGCGCTGCTCGGCACCCTGCTCAGGGCGCTCGAACGGATGGCCGGGGCGGCCTGA
- the fabD gene encoding ACP S-malonyltransferase, with protein MGKLAFVFPGQGSQAAGMGKALADAFPEARAVFDAVDAALGEKLSTLCFEGPEESLKLTANTQPAILTVSAAAAAVLAARGVEPDLVAGHSLGEYSALVCAGALSAADAARSVRARGSFMQEAVPAGKGAMSAVLGLDPARVREICEETARATGQVCSPANYNEPSQTVIAGDAGAVEAAGVKLKEAGAKRVVPLPVSAPFHCALMAPVGPRLEAVLRGVAIAAPRVPVVTNVEATPNADAARIVPLLVEQVTSPVRWIECVQELVRQGATRMIEVGPGRVLSGLVKRIDKSVEVLNVEDPASLEKTLAAVKGA; from the coding sequence ATGGGCAAGCTCGCATTCGTCTTCCCCGGCCAGGGCTCGCAGGCCGCCGGCATGGGCAAGGCCCTCGCCGACGCCTTCCCCGAGGCGCGCGCCGTCTTCGACGCGGTGGACGCCGCCCTCGGCGAGAAGCTCTCCACCCTCTGCTTCGAGGGGCCGGAGGAGAGCCTCAAGCTCACCGCCAACACCCAGCCCGCCATCCTCACCGTCTCGGCCGCCGCGGCCGCGGTGCTCGCCGCCCGCGGCGTGGAGCCCGACCTCGTGGCCGGCCACTCGCTCGGCGAGTACTCCGCCCTCGTCTGCGCCGGCGCGCTCTCCGCCGCCGACGCGGCCCGGTCGGTGCGCGCCCGCGGCAGCTTCATGCAGGAGGCGGTCCCGGCGGGGAAGGGGGCCATGAGCGCCGTGCTCGGGCTCGACCCGGCCAGGGTGCGCGAGATCTGCGAGGAGACCGCCCGCGCCACCGGCCAGGTCTGCTCGCCGGCCAACTACAACGAGCCGTCCCAGACCGTCATCGCCGGCGACGCCGGCGCGGTGGAGGCGGCCGGGGTGAAGCTCAAGGAGGCCGGCGCGAAGCGGGTGGTGCCCCTCCCGGTGTCCGCCCCCTTCCACTGCGCCCTCATGGCGCCGGTCGGGCCGCGGCTCGAGGCGGTGCTGCGCGGCGTCGCCATCGCCGCCCCCCGCGTGCCGGTGGTGACGAACGTCGAGGCCACCCCCAACGCCGACGCCGCCCGGATCGTGCCGCTCCTCGTGGAGCAGGTGACGAGCCCGGTCCGCTGGATCGAGTGCGTCCAGGAGCTGGTGCGCCAGGGCGCGACCCGGATGATCGAGGTCGGCCCGGGCCGGGTGCTCTCCGGGCTGGTGAAGCGGATCGACAAGTCCGTCGAGGTCCTCAACGTCGAGGACCCGGCCTCGCTCGAGAAGACCCTCGCCGCGGTGAAGGGAGCGTGA
- a CDS encoding bifunctional metallophosphatase/5'-nucleotidase — protein sequence MLALALAVALTAAPRCVEVVELSDLHGRLDALPRVARAVEALRGRGPVLLFDGGDSMQGTLDSELSEGRAVVEAFGALGVDAAAVGNHDFDRGPEVLRARIAEAPYPYLAANVKEKETGRPPPWKNLRARAIFRPPGGPVVGVVGLATEETPYTTLPRNVAALRFEDAARTAAEEARALRAEGAEVVVALAHIGGRCGGQDRPRDGVAGCDAQSPVFRLARALPRGTVDAVLGGHTHEALSRRVNGVALAEPSSRAATLARVTLCAGRRARLHAPIDLEAEARADAAAGRASAAVAPFIAAAKAERERKLGVTLPRPLTRDRTALSTFGAAAAASLRAAGGADFGLVNGGALRVDLPAGELRYGQLYEALPFGDRVVVLTLSGREVTALVGAFGKAGKGLPQVSGLVVAAPGAAPRTCAGAALEPERLYTLATNDFIAAGGDGTGAVVKALPPERVKVTDVEGRAAFLRWLSSASPERLAGAATPCP from the coding sequence ATGCTCGCGCTCGCCCTCGCCGTCGCGCTCACGGCCGCTCCCCGCTGCGTGGAGGTGGTGGAGCTCTCCGACCTCCACGGCCGGCTCGACGCCCTGCCCCGCGTCGCGCGCGCGGTCGAGGCGCTCCGCGGCCGGGGACCGGTGCTGCTGTTCGACGGGGGCGACTCGATGCAGGGCACCCTCGACTCGGAGCTGAGCGAGGGCCGGGCAGTGGTGGAGGCCTTCGGCGCGCTGGGCGTGGACGCCGCCGCCGTCGGGAACCACGACTTCGACCGCGGGCCGGAGGTGCTGCGGGCGCGCATCGCCGAGGCCCCCTACCCCTACCTCGCCGCCAACGTGAAGGAGAAGGAGACGGGCCGGCCGCCCCCGTGGAAGAACCTGCGCGCGCGCGCCATCTTCCGGCCGCCGGGCGGGCCCGTGGTGGGCGTGGTGGGGCTCGCGACCGAGGAGACCCCCTACACCACCCTGCCCCGCAACGTGGCCGCGCTCCGGTTCGAGGACGCCGCCCGGACCGCCGCCGAGGAGGCCCGGGCGCTGCGGGCGGAGGGGGCCGAGGTGGTGGTGGCGCTGGCGCACATCGGCGGCCGCTGCGGCGGGCAGGACCGGCCGCGGGACGGCGTGGCGGGCTGCGACGCGCAGAGCCCGGTGTTCCGGCTGGCGCGCGCGCTCCCGCGCGGGACGGTGGACGCGGTGCTGGGCGGCCACACGCACGAGGCGCTCTCGCGGCGGGTGAACGGGGTGGCGCTCGCCGAGCCGTCGTCGCGCGCCGCCACCCTGGCGCGCGTCACCCTCTGCGCCGGCCGCCGGGCGCGCCTGCACGCGCCCATCGACCTCGAGGCCGAGGCGCGGGCCGACGCGGCCGCCGGGCGCGCGTCCGCCGCCGTGGCGCCGTTCATCGCCGCCGCGAAGGCGGAGCGGGAGCGGAAGCTCGGCGTCACCCTGCCCCGTCCCCTCACCCGCGACCGGACGGCGCTCTCCACCTTCGGGGCCGCCGCGGCCGCGAGCCTGCGCGCCGCCGGCGGAGCCGACTTCGGCCTCGTGAACGGCGGGGCGCTGCGCGTGGACCTCCCCGCGGGGGAGCTGCGCTACGGCCAGCTCTACGAGGCCCTGCCCTTCGGCGACCGGGTGGTGGTGCTCACGCTCAGCGGACGGGAGGTGACGGCGCTCGTGGGGGCGTTCGGCAAGGCGGGCAAGGGGCTGCCGCAGGTGAGCGGGCTCGTGGTGGCCGCGCCGGGCGCCGCGCCGCGCACCTGCGCCGGGGCGGCGCTCGAGCCGGAGCGGCTCTACACCCTCGCGACCAACGACTTCATCGCCGCCGGCGGCGACGGCACCGGCGCCGTGGTGAAGGCGCTCCCGCCGGAGCGGGTGAAGGTGACCGACGTCGAGGGGCGGGCCGCGTTCCTGCGCTGGCTCTCGTCGGCGAGCCCGGAGCGGCTCGCGGGGGCGGCGACGCCGTGCCCGTGA
- a CDS encoding NapC/NirT family cytochrome c, with protein MTQIDSIEQLLKMAAIVCAVVSAAILLWYLFRRPQLTRAVKALLLVGLGVMPAGVALTGNIAGYEYTLKRPFCGSCHVMGAYVRDASNPESKSLAAIHSRNHRFGEESCYVCHADYKMFGAITTKLNGLKHLYYYVTEYAYTGPDGEGGPTIHLYKPFKNAACQQCHSTTAPRWSGVAEHQAMLDDIRSGEMACIGCHSEIHPTALAHRAKAEPAAPGAEKPSEGKAEGKEEHK; from the coding sequence GTGACCCAAATCGACTCCATCGAGCAACTGCTCAAGATGGCGGCCATCGTGTGCGCCGTCGTCTCGGCCGCGATCCTGCTCTGGTACCTCTTCCGCCGGCCGCAGCTCACCCGCGCGGTGAAGGCGCTGCTGCTCGTCGGTCTGGGCGTGATGCCGGCCGGCGTGGCGCTCACCGGGAACATCGCCGGCTACGAGTACACGCTGAAGCGCCCGTTCTGCGGCTCCTGCCACGTGATGGGCGCCTACGTCCGCGACGCCTCCAACCCGGAGTCGAAGAGCCTCGCCGCCATCCACAGCCGCAACCACCGGTTCGGCGAGGAGAGCTGCTACGTGTGCCACGCCGACTACAAGATGTTCGGCGCCATCACCACCAAGCTGAACGGGCTCAAGCACCTCTACTACTACGTGACCGAGTACGCCTACACCGGCCCCGACGGCGAGGGCGGCCCGACCATCCACCTGTACAAGCCGTTCAAGAACGCCGCCTGCCAGCAGTGCCACTCCACCACGGCGCCGCGCTGGAGCGGCGTGGCCGAGCACCAGGCCATGCTCGACGACATCCGCTCCGGCGAGATGGCGTGCATCGGCTGCCACTCCGAGATCCACCCGACCGCGCTGGCCCACCGCGCCAAGGCCGAGCCGGCCGCTCCGGGCGCCGAGAAGCCGTCCGAGGGGAAGGCGGAAGGGAAGGAGGAGCACAAGTGA
- the acpP gene encoding acyl carrier protein — translation MTTANIEAKVKGIIAEQLGVGEDEIKPTSSFIEDLGADSLDIVELVMAMEEEFEVEIPDEEAENIKTVADAVNYINTHKK, via the coding sequence ATGACGACGGCGAACATCGAGGCGAAGGTCAAGGGCATCATCGCGGAGCAGCTCGGCGTGGGCGAGGACGAGATCAAGCCCACCTCCAGCTTCATCGAGGACCTCGGCGCCGACTCGCTCGACATCGTCGAGCTGGTCATGGCGATGGAGGAGGAGTTCGAGGTCGAGATCCCCGACGAGGAGGCCGAGAACATCAAGACCGTCGCCGACGCGGTGAACTACATCAACACCCACAAGAAGTAG
- the fabG gene encoding 3-oxoacyl-[acyl-carrier-protein] reductase: MHDFKGKVALVTGGSRGIGRAIVETLARGGAAVAVNYAGNEAAAKEAAERATAAGAPAVRLMKFDVGDPAACAAAVDEVVKALGGLHVLVNNAGIAIDQLVMRIKDEDWNRQLQVNLTGAFNLIRAASRPMMKARGGAIVNLTSVVGEMGNAGQAAYAATKAGLIGLTKSVARELASRGVRVNAVAPGFIDTDMTSAIPEAARAKMLEAIALGRLGTAQEVADCVAWLASEQASYVTGEVIRVNGGMYM; this comes from the coding sequence GTGCACGACTTCAAGGGGAAGGTGGCGCTCGTCACCGGCGGCTCGCGCGGCATCGGGCGGGCCATCGTCGAGACCCTGGCCCGCGGCGGCGCCGCGGTCGCGGTGAACTACGCCGGGAACGAGGCGGCGGCGAAGGAGGCGGCGGAGCGGGCGACCGCGGCCGGCGCCCCCGCGGTCCGGCTCATGAAGTTCGACGTCGGCGACCCGGCCGCCTGCGCGGCGGCGGTGGACGAGGTGGTGAAGGCGCTCGGCGGCCTCCACGTCCTCGTGAACAACGCCGGCATCGCCATCGACCAGCTCGTCATGCGGATCAAGGACGAGGACTGGAACCGGCAGCTCCAGGTCAACCTCACCGGGGCCTTCAACCTCATCCGGGCGGCGAGCCGCCCCATGATGAAGGCCCGCGGCGGCGCCATCGTCAACCTCACCTCGGTGGTGGGCGAGATGGGCAACGCCGGGCAGGCGGCCTACGCGGCCACCAAGGCCGGCCTCATCGGCCTCACCAAGTCGGTGGCACGCGAGCTCGCCAGCCGGGGCGTCCGCGTGAACGCGGTGGCCCCGGGGTTCATCGACACCGACATGACCTCCGCCATCCCGGAGGCGGCCCGTGCGAAGATGCTCGAGGCCATCGCGCTCGGCAGGCTCGGGACCGCGCAGGAAGTGGCAGACTGCGTGGCCTGGCTGGCCAGCGAGCAGGCGTCGTACGTGACCGGGGAGGTCATCCGGGTCAACGGCGGCATGTACATGTAG
- a CDS encoding YceD family protein — protein MRVNIDEIKDAGLERSWDLTAAEVDEMLAGDKAGYRSTGPTPVKAHLDKVGRRVVLKAHAAPELTVPCGRCLQPVKARVPVDFELTLVPADEYQDDAGEEKDEEGQVAGSFEPEAVDEETYTGKVIDLDPMVREQLLLALPGYPVCRDDCKGLCPKCGANLNERDCGCDRHVPDPRWAGLEKFKK, from the coding sequence ATGCGCGTCAACATTGACGAAATCAAGGATGCCGGGCTCGAGCGGTCCTGGGATCTGACGGCGGCCGAGGTCGACGAGATGCTCGCCGGCGACAAGGCGGGCTATCGCTCCACCGGCCCGACGCCGGTGAAGGCGCACCTCGACAAGGTGGGGCGCCGGGTGGTGCTGAAGGCGCACGCCGCGCCGGAGCTGACGGTGCCCTGCGGGCGCTGCCTGCAGCCGGTCAAGGCGCGCGTGCCGGTCGATTTCGAGCTGACGCTGGTCCCCGCCGACGAGTACCAGGACGACGCGGGCGAGGAGAAGGACGAGGAAGGCCAGGTCGCCGGCAGCTTCGAGCCGGAGGCGGTGGACGAGGAGACCTACACCGGGAAGGTGATCGACCTCGACCCGATGGTCCGGGAGCAGCTGCTCCTGGCGCTGCCCGGGTACCCGGTGTGCCGCGACGACTGCAAGGGGCTCTGCCCGAAGTGTGGGGCGAACCTCAACGAGCGCGACTGCGGTTGCGATCGCCACGTGCCGGATCCCCGCTGGGCCGGCCTCGAGAAGTTCAAGAAGTAG